Proteins encoded by one window of Cheilinus undulatus linkage group 13, ASM1832078v1, whole genome shotgun sequence:
- the LOC121519631 gene encoding 5-beta-cholestane-3-alpha,7-alpha-diol 12-alpha-hydroxylase-like yields the protein MGLLLPILLAFLSALIGGLYLLGVFRQRRPREPPLDKGLIPWLGHVLEFRRNTLKFLERMMQKHGDVFTVQLGGFYITFFQDPLSFGALVKESREKLDFNEFAVHLVHRVFGYKADRSDHNILQNSSNKHLKGDGLEVMTQAMMSNLQNLMLNTMGSAADQKTWVEEGLFMYSYNVVFRAGYLSLYGNWPHKSEGSEEKAKEKDRAESEALFYEFRKYDQLFPNLAYGVLTPRGRMEVKRLLGYFWNTLSVQKMKIKDNISRWVWDMQQAKEELGESESMIDRYMFVLLWASQGNTGPSAFWLLLFLMKHPEAMAAVKEEVDKVVRESGQEVKRGGPLLDLTREMLMKTPVLDSTVEETLRLTAAPLLTRAVLQDMTIKMADGREYSIRKGDRVALFPYIAVQIDPEIHPDPQSFKYNRFLNPDGSRKTDFYKGGKKVKYYTMPWGAGVSMCPGRFFATNELKQFVFLMLVYFDFELKNPDETIPGIDFRRWGFGSMQPDRDVQFRYRLRY from the coding sequence ATGGGGCTGCTGCTGCCAATCCTTCTGGCCTTTCTCTCAGCTTTGATTGGAGGGCTCTACCTCCTCGGAGTGTTTCGACAACGAAGACCAAGAGAGCCTCCTCTGGACAAGGGGCTCATCCCTTGGCTGGGTCATGTCTTGGAGTTTCGCAGGAACACATTAAAGTTCCTAGAGAGGATGATGCAAAAGCATGgcgatgttttcacagtgcAGCTGGGAGGGTTTTACATCACATTCTTTCAGGACCCTCTGTCGTTTGGGGCGCTTGTGAAGGAAAGCCGAGAAAAGCTGGACTTCAATGAGTTCGCCGTGCATCTGGTGCACAGAGTGTTTGGTTACAAAGCCGATAGATCCGACCACAACATTCTCCAGAATTCCAGCAACAAGCATCTGAAAGGGGACGGCCTAGAGGTGATGACACAGGCTATGATGAGTAATCTGCAGAACCTGATGTTGAACACCATGGGATCAGCTGCTGACCAAAAGACCTGGGTGGAAGAGGGACTGTTTATGTACAGCTACAATGTTGTTTTCAGGGCTGGCTACTTGTCCCTCTATGGTAACTGGCCACACAAGTCAGAGGGGAGTGAAGAAAAAgccaaagagaaagacagagctGAATCAGAGGCCCTATTCTATGAGTTCCGTAAATATGACCAGCTGTTTCCCAACCTGGCTTACGGGGTCCTTACACCCAGGGGAAGGATGGAGGTAAAGAGGCTTCTGGGATACTTCTGGAACACTCTGTCGGTGCAGAAAATGAAGATAAAGGACAACATCAGTCGTTGGGTGTGGGACATGCAGCAGGCCAAAGAAGAGCTGGGAGAGAGTGAGTCTATGATCGACAGGTACATGTTTGTGCTCCTGTGGGCCTCTCAGGGAAACACCGGGCCGTCTGCCTTCTggctgctcctcttcctcatgaAGCACCCAGAAGCCATGGCAGCAGTGAAGGAAGAGGTCGACAAGGTCGTGAGGGAGTCTGGGCAGGAAGTCAAACGTGGTGGCCCTTTGCTTGACCTGACACGTGAGATGCTGATGAAAACACCAGTCTTAGACAGCACTGTGGAAGAAACCCTACGACTCACTGCTGCACCCCTTCTTACCAGAGCAGTGCTCCAGGATATGACCATCAAGATGGCCGATGGGCGTGAATATTCTATACGCAAGGGGGACAGAGTTGCTCTGTTTCCTTACATCGCTGTTCAGATTGACCCTGAGATCCACCCAGACCCACAGTCATTCAAGTACAACCGCTTTCTGAATCCAGATGGATCaaggaaaacagatttctacaaaggagGGAAGAAGGTGAAGTACTACACCATGCCCTGGGGTGCTGGGGTCTCCATGTGCCCTGGGCGTTTCTTTGCCACCAACGAGTTGAAACAGTTTGTTTTCCTCATGTTGGTCTACTTTGATTTTGAGCTGAAGAACCCGGATGAGACGATACCAGGAATCGACTTCAGGCGCTGGGGTTTTGGATCGATGCAGCCTGACAGAGATGTTCAGTTTCGATACAGACTCAGATATTAA
- the higd1a gene encoding HIG1 domain family member 1A, mitochondrial has protein sequence MSDYEENESKFMRKAKENPFVPVGMAGFFAIVGYRLLKMKSRGDTKMSVHLIHMRVAAQGFVVGAMTLGVVYTMYRDFILKPREEQKAVTHK, from the exons ATGTCTGATTACGAAGAGAATGAGTCCAAGTTTATGCGAAAAGCGAAGGAAAATCCATTCGTCCCAGTAG GAATGGCTGGATTCTTTGCCATTGTTGGGTACAGACTGCTGAAAATGAAAAGTCGGGGAGATACGAAGATGTCAGTTCACCTGATTCACATGCGTGTCGCTGCCCAAGGATTTGTGGTTGGAGCCATGACTCTTG GGGTCGTGTATACAATGTACAGAGACTTCATACTCAAACCCAGAGAAGAGCAGAAAGCAGTCACACACAAGTGA